From the Bdellovibrio reynosensis genome, one window contains:
- a CDS encoding nucleoside deaminase, with protein MKKEFMLRAIELSRKNMQAGAGGPFGAVIVKDDKIIGEGWNKVTSTNDPTAHAEVVAIRNACENAKNFSLEGAEIYTSCEPCPMCLAAIYWARIDKIFYANTRKDAADIEFDDDFLYQEIPKEIALRKVPMIQCGHDEALAVFKEWQAKLDRIQY; from the coding sequence ATGAAAAAGGAATTCATGCTAAGAGCCATCGAGCTCTCTAGAAAAAATATGCAAGCCGGTGCTGGCGGTCCTTTTGGGGCCGTTATTGTTAAGGACGATAAAATCATTGGTGAAGGTTGGAACAAAGTGACCTCCACCAACGATCCTACGGCCCATGCTGAAGTAGTCGCTATCCGTAATGCCTGCGAGAATGCAAAAAATTTTAGTTTAGAAGGTGCAGAAATTTATACCAGCTGCGAGCCTTGTCCTATGTGCCTTGCCGCAATTTACTGGGCACGTATTGATAAAATCTTTTATGCAAACACGCGTAAAGATGCTGCCGATATCGAATTCGATGATGATTTTCTTTATCAAGAAATTCCTAAGGAGATCGCCCTTCGCAAAGTGCCGATGATCCAATGCGGTCACGATGAAGCCCTAGCTGTTTTCAAAGAATGGCAGGCAAAGTTAGACCGAATCCAATACTAA
- a CDS encoding DedA family protein, producing the protein MEFIDIILHLDQHIPTWIAFFGPWLYVILFLIIFAETGLVVTPFLPGDSLLFALGAFTTVENGLNLWLLLISLTIAGILGDTVNYHIGKTLGVKVFESQSRFFKKEYLYQTQSFYEKWGPFTIVAARFAPIVRTFAPFVAGIGGMNYRKFVVYNVVGAILWVFLFILAGHFFGNLPIVKRNFHIVIFGVIGVSLIPMVWPWISSRVQRAR; encoded by the coding sequence ATGGAATTTATCGATATTATTTTACATTTAGATCAACACATCCCTACTTGGATCGCCTTTTTTGGTCCCTGGCTTTATGTCATTTTATTTTTAATCATCTTTGCGGAAACTGGTTTAGTTGTTACACCATTTTTGCCAGGTGATTCTTTGTTGTTTGCCCTAGGTGCGTTTACGACTGTTGAAAATGGTCTTAACCTTTGGTTGTTACTTATCAGTTTAACCATCGCAGGAATTTTAGGCGACACAGTTAATTACCATATCGGTAAGACTTTAGGTGTGAAGGTGTTTGAATCGCAATCGCGGTTTTTCAAAAAAGAATACCTTTATCAGACGCAAAGTTTTTATGAAAAATGGGGTCCATTTACGATCGTAGCGGCTCGTTTCGCGCCGATTGTTAGAACTTTCGCTCCGTTTGTAGCTGGTATCGGTGGAATGAACTATCGCAAATTTGTAGTCTACAACGTTGTCGGTGCTATTTTGTGGGTTTTTCTTTTCATTCTTGCCGGTCATTTTTTCGGGAACTTGCCGATCGTAAAAAGAAACTTTCATATCGTTATTTTTGGTGTGATTGGCGTTTCTTTAATACCAATGGTTTGGCCCTGGATTTCTTCTAGAGTCCAGCGCGCCCGCTAA
- the aceB gene encoding malate synthase A, with product MSDQLKAEIITPDAAAFLISLHEKFDNLRSNLLIQRKIHAERFAQGHQPDFLNHTSEIKNTDWKVADAPHDLRDRRVEITGPAEPKMMINAMNSGAKVFMADIEDSLSPSWNNVLLAQKALKDAVRRTLEFKTDGKTYSLNEKTATLVVRPRGLHLSEKNFLIRGQPISASLFDFGLYFFHNAHELINRNSGPYFYLAKLENHEEAAWWNDVFNFAQDALKIPRGTIRATVLIETITAAFEMEEILYALKDHASGLNAGRWDYIFSMIKKFHAHDKFITPDRSLITMNTPFMDAYCHLLVQTCHRRQAHAIGGMAAFIPNRRDPQLTENAFRKVAEDKKREARIGFDGTWVAHPDLIPVAEEELTRVLKNDPHQMHAIPPLMIERDQLLNIPPAKNQITEEGVRSNIRISLLYIDRWLMGTGAAALFNMMEDLATAEISRSQLWQWLHHQVELSNGCRLTKETYKELLDDEVMKLIPLNLPCLDEAIELLDSLVLAPEFHEFMSISAYEILNQTNVKGVINDFKQGPSASPA from the coding sequence ATGAGCGACCAATTAAAGGCTGAGATCATCACGCCAGATGCAGCTGCGTTTCTAATTTCACTCCATGAAAAATTCGACAACCTTAGAAGCAATCTTCTAATTCAAAGAAAGATCCATGCAGAAAGATTTGCGCAAGGTCATCAACCTGATTTTTTAAATCACACCTCTGAAATTAAAAATACAGATTGGAAAGTTGCTGATGCTCCCCACGATTTGCGCGATCGCAGAGTTGAAATCACCGGCCCCGCAGAACCTAAGATGATGATTAATGCGATGAACTCTGGTGCTAAGGTTTTCATGGCAGACATTGAAGACTCGCTATCACCAAGCTGGAACAATGTCTTGCTGGCACAGAAAGCTCTTAAGGATGCCGTCAGAAGAACACTAGAATTCAAAACTGATGGAAAAACCTATTCCTTAAATGAAAAGACGGCGACGCTTGTGGTTCGTCCCCGCGGTTTACACCTAAGTGAAAAAAACTTTCTGATTCGCGGTCAGCCTATATCCGCTTCACTTTTTGATTTCGGTTTATATTTTTTCCACAATGCCCACGAACTTATCAACCGTAATTCCGGTCCCTATTTTTATTTAGCGAAATTAGAAAATCATGAAGAGGCGGCCTGGTGGAATGACGTTTTTAATTTTGCTCAAGACGCTTTAAAAATTCCTCGCGGCACAATTAGAGCCACTGTCTTAATTGAAACAATCACCGCTGCCTTCGAGATGGAAGAAATTCTTTACGCCTTGAAAGACCATGCCTCAGGATTAAATGCCGGACGCTGGGATTATATTTTTAGTATGATCAAAAAATTCCACGCTCACGATAAATTCATTACTCCGGATAGATCTCTTATCACTATGAATACTCCTTTCATGGATGCCTACTGTCACTTGCTTGTGCAAACATGTCACCGACGCCAGGCTCACGCCATTGGCGGAATGGCAGCGTTCATTCCAAATCGTCGTGATCCTCAGTTAACGGAAAACGCTTTTAGAAAAGTCGCCGAAGATAAAAAACGTGAGGCCCGCATTGGTTTTGATGGCACCTGGGTTGCCCATCCAGATTTAATTCCTGTGGCTGAAGAAGAACTCACTCGCGTTTTAAAAAATGACCCGCACCAAATGCACGCGATTCCACCGCTGATGATTGAACGAGATCAGTTGCTCAATATTCCGCCAGCCAAAAACCAAATCACTGAAGAGGGTGTCAGATCTAACATTCGCATCAGTCTTTTATATATTGATCGTTGGCTAATGGGAACAGGGGCTGCGGCCCTCTTTAACATGATGGAAGATTTGGCGACGGCGGAAATTTCCCGCAGTCAACTATGGCAATGGCTGCACCATCAGGTAGAACTTTCCAACGGTTGCCGCCTTACAAAAGAAACTTATAAAGAACTTCTTGATGATGAAGTGATGAAACTGATTCCGCTTAATCTTCCGTGCCTGGATGAAGCGATCGAATTACTAGATTCGTTAGTGCTCGCACCAGAGTTTCACGAATTCATGTCCATTAGCGCTTATGAAATTTTAAATCAAACGAACGTTAAAGGAGTAATCAATGATTTTAAGCAAGGACCTTCAGCATCGCCAGCTTAA
- the aceA gene encoding isocitrate lyase, giving the protein MILSKDLQHRQLNENWSTDDRWKGIQRNYTAEDVVRLRTTLPVKHTIAEVGARKLWASLKGDGYLNTFGAMTGAQAVQMVKAGLKSIYLSGWQVAADANLSGQTYPDQSLYPCNSVPSLVRRINNAFMRADQIANQTNQDVKGVDWYAPIVADAEAGFGGPLHAFELMKSMIEAGASGVHFEDQLAAEKKCGHLAGKVLVPTSTFIRSLQSARLATDVLDVPTVIVARTDALSATLMTSDIDPLDKAFLTGERTPEGYYVIKGGLDYAIARALAYAPWADVLWFETSKPDLKEAERFAQEIHKKYPGKILAYNCSPSFNWKMHLNDSQIAEFQSRLGALGYKFQFITLAGWHLVNYHAFNLAHEYAAEGMTAYVRLQDQEFAAAQKGYTAVKHQAEVGTGYFDQVLQTVMEGKASTGALKGSTEEQFHQTVEQPIGQISS; this is encoded by the coding sequence ATGATTTTAAGCAAGGACCTTCAGCATCGCCAGCTTAATGAAAATTGGAGCACTGACGATAGATGGAAAGGGATTCAAAGAAATTATACTGCCGAGGACGTAGTTCGCCTGCGCACGACTCTTCCAGTAAAACACACCATCGCCGAAGTCGGTGCTAGAAAACTATGGGCTTCTTTAAAGGGTGATGGATATCTAAATACCTTTGGTGCAATGACAGGTGCACAAGCTGTACAAATGGTGAAAGCGGGTTTAAAATCCATTTATCTCAGTGGCTGGCAAGTCGCTGCGGATGCAAACCTATCCGGTCAAACTTATCCAGATCAAAGCCTTTATCCTTGCAACTCCGTACCATCACTTGTGCGCAGAATAAATAATGCTTTCATGCGCGCCGATCAGATCGCTAATCAAACCAATCAAGACGTGAAGGGTGTTGACTGGTATGCTCCTATCGTTGCTGATGCTGAGGCTGGCTTCGGTGGACCATTGCATGCGTTTGAATTGATGAAATCAATGATCGAAGCCGGGGCTTCAGGCGTTCACTTTGAAGATCAATTAGCAGCCGAAAAAAAGTGCGGGCACTTAGCGGGAAAAGTTTTAGTTCCAACTTCCACTTTCATTCGCTCTTTACAATCAGCACGTTTAGCAACAGATGTTCTTGATGTACCGACAGTGATCGTTGCTCGCACGGATGCTTTAAGCGCTACCTTAATGACTTCAGATATTGATCCACTAGATAAAGCGTTCTTAACTGGTGAAAGAACTCCTGAAGGTTATTACGTTATCAAAGGCGGATTAGATTACGCTATTGCCCGTGCATTGGCGTATGCTCCTTGGGCTGATGTTCTTTGGTTTGAAACTTCAAAACCAGATCTGAAAGAAGCAGAACGCTTTGCTCAAGAAATTCACAAAAAATATCCAGGTAAGATTTTAGCTTACAATTGCTCGCCATCGTTTAACTGGAAAATGCATTTAAACGATTCGCAAATTGCAGAATTCCAAAGTCGCTTGGGCGCGCTGGGATATAAATTCCAATTCATCACTTTAGCAGGCTGGCACTTAGTAAATTATCATGCATTTAACTTAGCCCATGAATATGCGGCTGAAGGTATGACTGCTTACGTACGCTTGCAAGATCAAGAATTCGCGGCGGCCCAAAAAGGCTACACCGCAGTTAAACATCAGGCTGAGGTGGGAACGGGCTACTTTGATCAGGTTTTGCAAACAGTAATGGAGGGCAAAGCCTCAACCGGCGCTTTAAAAGGTTCTACGGAAGAGCAGTTCCATCAAACCGTAGAACAACCCATAGGCCAAATAAGTAGTTAG
- the serS gene encoding serine--tRNA ligase, which yields MIDIKLLEKKAETGTSYYDDYKQGLINRGASTEVLEKIMVLSKKRKEMIATAEAAKANQNKLSGEIGKLKREGKDASAILSEVETLKSEVKELEAKAAEADQEVTDLLLTVPNKPHSSVPVGSSADQNKETKSFGTPTKFSFKAKEHWELGEALNIIDFERAGKTTGTRFAFLKGAAAQMERALIQFMMDLHSMKHGYTEMIPPFIVNSNSLLGTGQFPKFKEDVFHLEGSDYFLIPTAEVPVTNYYNGEILDEKDLPQSFCAYSPCFRSEAGSAGRDTKGLIRQHQFDKVELMTFCHPDKSHEVHEQLTSHAEQVLIDLELPFRRMLLCTGDMGFGSAKTFDLEVWLPGQAAFREISSCSNFEDFQARRANIRFRPQGGKPQFVHTLNGSGLAVGRTLIAILENYQREDGSVAIPKALQNYMGGRTEIR from the coding sequence ATGATCGATATTAAGCTTCTTGAGAAAAAAGCAGAAACAGGCACGTCTTACTATGACGATTATAAGCAAGGTCTTATCAATCGTGGTGCTTCAACTGAAGTTCTTGAAAAGATCATGGTGCTTTCCAAAAAGCGTAAAGAAATGATCGCTACAGCTGAAGCAGCCAAAGCCAATCAAAATAAATTAAGCGGCGAGATCGGCAAACTTAAGCGCGAAGGTAAAGATGCGTCTGCGATCTTATCTGAAGTTGAAACATTAAAATCTGAAGTAAAAGAACTTGAAGCGAAAGCCGCTGAAGCAGATCAAGAGGTTACTGATTTGCTTTTAACTGTTCCAAATAAACCGCACTCTTCAGTTCCAGTGGGTTCTTCTGCTGATCAGAATAAGGAAACAAAATCTTTCGGTACTCCGACTAAGTTTTCTTTTAAAGCAAAGGAACACTGGGAATTGGGTGAAGCCCTAAACATCATTGATTTTGAAAGAGCTGGTAAAACCACAGGCACCCGCTTTGCTTTCCTTAAAGGCGCAGCAGCACAAATGGAAAGAGCTTTGATTCAATTCATGATGGATCTTCACTCTATGAAACACGGCTATACGGAAATGATTCCGCCATTTATCGTGAACAGCAATTCTTTATTGGGTACGGGTCAATTCCCGAAATTCAAAGAAGATGTTTTTCATCTTGAAGGCTCTGATTATTTCTTGATTCCAACCGCGGAAGTGCCAGTAACTAATTACTATAATGGCGAGATCTTGGATGAAAAAGATTTGCCACAAAGTTTCTGTGCATACTCCCCTTGTTTCCGTTCTGAAGCTGGCAGTGCGGGCCGTGATACAAAAGGTCTTATTCGCCAACATCAGTTCGATAAAGTGGAGCTAATGACTTTCTGTCATCCGGATAAATCCCACGAAGTGCATGAACAGCTGACAAGTCACGCTGAACAAGTGCTTATTGATTTAGAACTTCCATTCCGCCGCATGCTTCTATGCACAGGCGATATGGGTTTTGGGTCAGCTAAAACTTTTGATCTAGAGGTGTGGTTGCCAGGTCAGGCCGCCTTCCGCGAGATCAGCTCATGTTCAAACTTTGAAGACTTCCAAGCTCGACGTGCGAATATCCGCTTCCGTCCTCAAGGTGGAAAGCCTCAGTTCGTACATACGTTAAATGGTTCCGGCTTAGCTGTTGGCAGAACATTGATCGCGATCCTAGAAAACTATCAAAGAGAAGACGGAAGCGTCGCAATTCCAAAGGCCTTGCAAAACTATATGGGCGGAAGAACCGAAATCCGCTAA
- a CDS encoding tetratricopeptide repeat protein: MSRIQVTWVVKTRTGQVKGPYSTEAILRMIGEGVFSGQEMISKLPDGQWTLISKEAAFYDKLLEALEGIVEVDPKKAQKMEAETVIVHPPPQQKPKDSLPSLESFANIKIEKSKQKVDVYDVPQNVQPASIPIANVKSESVIDLSNIKNMEKGELFKNLRLPAFVLVIVILAAVFLLWEQGPSDGTKIHLLAPKKSTSTMSEEQVKVKLNEAIFSIEQDTFESYLEAQNKLVTIIEGSGMNLEVRGLLCVVYKELWPFAVQDAQDIKTIVTMTQSTRALNVISPFGQVCETVKLMTSGRFKEAKGVIEATLESNEPFSLLPVLYDFKAELLRGEHDYTNAIPYYEKASQLWDKWLNPLVSLAAVSYETGDFNTASSILKNVLAKNPRHREAKILAGIIDYRGFKKSDTAYSYLSTALEAKGRVAALTLADGYSCLAEIYLLRGEKGKALEAAQSGFDLNPNNSELRQLVIRLGGNDKVKGEKGKNNELLYLGDQYIRQGDYLAAQAEFKAAFEVDPKNGTAAMKAAKALWQLNQSFEAIEWLNKAIKAEPKLVSAYVLQADYMSQRFDFIGALTILTNATRIAPNNYEVLRGLSMLEFRKNNMPGAINYALRSVKAYDGDIEAFILLSKANGILARSIMPINKKEIERKENAAKDAIRYATKAVEIDATNPEAQITYAKMLAQTNGVDSGINYLNELIKRFSYTLDYRIALAEIYKSEDRFTQSKEIYEKVVESDPKNKKAWLGLGESEKALGLNDKALKAFLNAAILDPTDGEALFQAGKLYLETSRFDEAIQQFKRVQRLNPKYPRTHYYIGKAAFSSGDFTTALEASKMEKKLNPNVADSYILAAEVYTARKQYAECAAEYSQAMKLRPQGAEIYVKSATCYRQSGSMDVAEDMLALASARESGYAEIYREQGAIYELRGDNRSAATAYNKYLGLSPNALDRAEIEMKILRLGGN, from the coding sequence ATGTCGCGCATACAGGTTACTTGGGTTGTTAAAACACGAACGGGTCAGGTTAAGGGCCCTTATTCTACTGAAGCCATTCTTCGCATGATTGGTGAGGGTGTTTTTTCGGGTCAAGAGATGATCTCAAAACTTCCCGACGGTCAGTGGACTTTGATTTCTAAAGAAGCCGCTTTTTATGACAAGTTACTTGAAGCTCTTGAAGGTATCGTTGAAGTTGATCCAAAAAAAGCGCAAAAGATGGAAGCTGAAACGGTTATCGTGCATCCACCTCCGCAGCAAAAGCCTAAAGATTCTCTGCCGTCTTTAGAAAGCTTTGCGAATATCAAAATTGAAAAATCCAAACAAAAAGTGGATGTGTATGACGTTCCTCAGAACGTGCAACCGGCATCTATCCCCATTGCGAACGTAAAGTCAGAATCGGTCATCGATTTATCAAACATCAAGAATATGGAAAAAGGGGAACTTTTTAAAAATCTCCGTTTGCCAGCATTCGTTCTTGTGATTGTCATTTTAGCGGCGGTGTTTTTATTGTGGGAACAAGGTCCTTCTGATGGCACAAAAATTCACTTACTTGCGCCAAAAAAATCTACCAGTACCATGTCTGAAGAACAGGTTAAGGTTAAATTAAACGAAGCCATTTTTTCTATTGAACAAGACACCTTTGAATCCTACCTAGAGGCGCAGAATAAACTTGTTACGATCATTGAAGGTTCTGGCATGAATTTAGAGGTGCGCGGTCTTCTTTGTGTCGTTTATAAAGAGCTTTGGCCCTTTGCCGTTCAAGATGCGCAGGATATTAAAACCATTGTTACGATGACCCAATCAACAAGAGCCTTAAACGTTATCAGTCCCTTTGGACAAGTGTGCGAAACGGTAAAGCTCATGACTTCAGGTCGCTTTAAAGAAGCAAAAGGTGTGATTGAAGCAACACTTGAAAGCAACGAACCGTTTTCGTTACTGCCAGTTCTTTACGATTTTAAGGCAGAGCTTCTGCGCGGGGAGCATGATTATACGAATGCTATCCCATATTATGAAAAGGCATCACAGCTGTGGGATAAATGGCTAAACCCCTTAGTATCATTAGCCGCTGTTTCCTATGAAACAGGTGATTTTAATACGGCATCAAGCATTTTAAAAAATGTTTTAGCTAAAAACCCAAGGCATCGTGAAGCAAAAATCCTTGCTGGGATTATCGATTATCGTGGCTTTAAAAAATCAGACACAGCCTATAGCTATCTATCAACAGCGTTAGAAGCAAAAGGCAGAGTCGCAGCCCTAACTTTAGCAGACGGATATTCTTGTTTAGCCGAGATTTATCTTTTGCGTGGTGAAAAAGGAAAAGCTCTTGAAGCCGCGCAAAGTGGATTTGATTTAAATCCCAACAACAGTGAGCTTCGTCAGTTAGTGATTCGTTTGGGTGGTAACGACAAAGTTAAAGGTGAAAAAGGAAAAAACAATGAACTGCTTTACCTAGGTGACCAGTACATTCGCCAAGGGGATTATCTAGCAGCGCAAGCAGAGTTTAAGGCGGCCTTTGAAGTTGATCCTAAAAATGGCACGGCAGCGATGAAAGCAGCAAAAGCTTTATGGCAGCTTAATCAAAGTTTTGAAGCTATTGAGTGGCTTAATAAAGCAATTAAGGCAGAACCGAAATTAGTTTCTGCTTACGTTCTGCAAGCTGACTATATGTCTCAGCGTTTTGACTTTATAGGTGCATTAACAATTCTTACAAACGCAACGCGAATAGCGCCGAATAACTATGAAGTATTGCGGGGCCTTTCGATGTTAGAGTTTAGAAAAAACAATATGCCTGGAGCGATTAACTATGCTTTACGCTCAGTGAAGGCCTATGACGGTGACATCGAAGCGTTTATTTTGCTTTCAAAAGCAAATGGAATTTTAGCCCGTTCGATTATGCCGATTAATAAAAAAGAAATTGAAAGAAAAGAAAACGCAGCTAAAGACGCCATTCGCTATGCAACCAAGGCTGTTGAAATCGATGCTACAAATCCAGAAGCGCAAATCACCTATGCAAAAATGTTAGCGCAAACCAATGGTGTGGATTCAGGTATCAATTACCTCAACGAGTTGATCAAACGCTTTTCCTATACCTTGGATTACCGCATTGCCTTAGCTGAGATTTATAAATCTGAAGATCGTTTCACCCAATCTAAAGAAATTTATGAAAAGGTTGTTGAATCAGATCCGAAAAACAAAAAGGCGTGGCTTGGTTTAGGTGAAAGTGAAAAAGCATTAGGTTTAAATGACAAGGCTTTAAAGGCTTTTTTAAACGCAGCAATTTTAGATCCGACAGATGGGGAAGCTCTTTTCCAAGCCGGAAAACTGTATTTAGAAACAAGCCGGTTTGATGAAGCTATTCAACAGTTTAAAAGGGTCCAGCGTTTGAATCCGAAATATCCGCGAACTCATTATTATATTGGTAAAGCGGCCTTTTCTTCCGGGGATTTTACAACCGCGCTAGAAGCATCGAAAATGGAAAAGAAATTAAATCCGAATGTTGCTGATTCCTACATTTTAGCTGCGGAAGTTTATACGGCAAGAAAGCAGTATGCTGAATGTGCGGCTGAATACTCTCAAGCCATGAAGCTGCGTCCTCAAGGCGCAGAAATCTATGTGAAGTCGGCGACTTGTTACAGACAATCCGGCTCAATGGATGTAGCTGAAGATATGTTGGCATTGGCATCTGCGCGGGAAAGTGGTTATGCCGAGATTTATCGCGAGCAAGGGGCCATTTATGAATTGCGCGGGGATAATCGCTCTGCGGCGACAGCTTATAATAAATATTTAGGACTCTCGCCAAATGCGTTGGATCGTGCTGAAATAGAGATGAAAATTTTAAGACTTGGTGGCAACTAG
- a CDS encoding GlsB/YeaQ/YmgE family stress response membrane protein — translation MPGKDKAGFILTTILGILGAVIGGYIGQALGFYTVGEPAGFIMSVLGALILLFIVGKFRK, via the coding sequence ATGCCAGGAAAAGACAAGGCTGGTTTTATTCTTACTACGATTTTGGGTATTTTAGGTGCTGTTATAGGTGGTTACATTGGACAAGCTTTGGGTTTCTATACTGTCGGGGAGCCTGCGGGATTTATAATGTCGGTGCTAGGTGCGCTCATCTTGCTTTTCATCGTCGGCAAATTTCGCAAATAA
- the murA gene encoding UDP-N-acetylglucosamine 1-carboxyvinyltransferase — protein sequence MDKMVVMGNGPLQGTVATSGAKNAALPLLFSTLLAEGEHVFTNVPKLKDIESTAALLESLGCTTRWDGDKFRVNVTRLQSYEASYDLVRKMRASFLCMGPLLAKYGEAVVSQPGGCAIGSRPIDLHLEGFKALGAEISQKEGYVQANAKKLKGSTFLFETVTVGGTENIMMAATLAEGRTILENAAKEPEIVDLAEYLIKMGAKISGHGTSVITIDGVEKLKPAEHSIMPDRIEAGTLLIAGAITHGQVTVEKCVPAHLEALISKMREAGFKIDTTKDTMTVYKTDAWDAVDITTAPHPMFPTDLQAQFMALMTVARGTSVISETVFENRFMHVQELIRLGADIVPKTRVAVVHGRPGQLTGAPVMATDLRASASLVLAGLVAGGETVVNRIYHLDRGYEKLEDKLSALGAKIRRVTEE from the coding sequence ATGGATAAAATGGTAGTCATGGGCAATGGCCCACTTCAAGGTACGGTCGCTACGAGTGGCGCAAAAAATGCTGCTCTTCCTTTATTGTTCTCAACTTTGCTTGCAGAGGGTGAGCACGTATTTACAAACGTTCCAAAATTAAAAGACATCGAGTCAACAGCCGCACTTCTTGAAAGCCTAGGCTGCACAACTCGCTGGGACGGCGATAAGTTTCGTGTGAACGTGACTCGCTTACAAAGCTATGAAGCAAGCTACGACTTAGTTCGTAAAATGCGCGCAAGCTTCTTGTGCATGGGTCCTCTTTTAGCTAAATACGGCGAAGCTGTGGTTTCTCAACCTGGTGGTTGTGCGATCGGGAGCCGTCCGATTGATTTGCATCTTGAAGGCTTTAAGGCTTTAGGCGCAGAGATCTCGCAAAAAGAAGGTTACGTTCAAGCGAATGCTAAAAAATTAAAAGGCTCTACATTCCTGTTTGAAACAGTAACTGTTGGCGGAACTGAAAACATCATGATGGCAGCAACACTTGCTGAAGGTCGCACGATTTTAGAAAATGCGGCAAAAGAACCAGAGATCGTAGATCTAGCTGAATACCTAATCAAAATGGGTGCGAAGATTTCTGGTCACGGTACAAGTGTTATCACTATTGATGGCGTTGAAAAATTAAAACCAGCCGAACATTCAATCATGCCTGACCGTATTGAGGCAGGAACACTTTTGATCGCGGGTGCAATCACTCACGGTCAAGTGACTGTTGAAAAGTGCGTTCCAGCGCACTTAGAAGCTCTGATCTCTAAAATGCGTGAAGCTGGATTTAAAATTGATACGACTAAAGACACTATGACAGTTTATAAAACTGACGCGTGGGATGCTGTAGACATCACAACAGCTCCGCATCCAATGTTCCCAACAGATCTTCAAGCTCAGTTTATGGCTTTGATGACTGTAGCAAGAGGAACAAGTGTGATCTCTGAAACAGTTTTTGAAAATCGCTTCATGCACGTTCAAGAATTGATTCGTTTAGGTGCTGACATCGTTCCTAAAACTAGAGTGGCCGTTGTTCACGGTCGCCCAGGTCAATTAACCGGTGCTCCAGTGATGGCAACAGACTTACGCGCAAGTGCTTCACTTGTGTTAGCAGGTTTGGTTGCCGGTGGTGAAACAGTTGTAAACCGTATCTATCACTTGGATCGCGGTTACGAAAAACTTGAAGATAAGTTATCAGCACTAGGCGCTAAAATCCGCCGCGTCACTGAAGAATAA
- the prmC gene encoding peptide chain release factor N(5)-glutamine methyltransferase — protein MKLKEILDKTTAFFKEKKFETPRLDAELLLAHGLKLERIQLYLRFDQPMKEDELAVLRELVRRRAQGEPVAYILGYRDFYKSRFEVNSSTLIPRPETEHIVEEVVEWGKSKKTDLGIIDLGCGSGCIGLSLLKEFPEAKLIAVDLSEKALEVAQRNAQSLEVSDRVRFIHTDAANADVVLSAYKDFVGSNKVDVLVSNPPYIAHDDSQVEANVKKFEPASALYADDNGLALIKNWSKQYASSLNHPGIMLMEMGMTQGHASKEHFESLRTFNEISVTKDLSGHDRVIRGET, from the coding sequence ATGAAACTAAAAGAGATCTTAGATAAAACAACAGCGTTCTTTAAAGAGAAAAAATTCGAGACGCCCCGTCTTGATGCTGAGCTGTTGTTAGCCCATGGTTTAAAGCTAGAGCGTATCCAGCTATATTTGCGTTTTGATCAGCCCATGAAAGAAGATGAACTGGCAGTTTTAAGAGAACTTGTTCGTCGTCGCGCCCAAGGGGAGCCTGTCGCTTACATTCTAGGCTATCGCGACTTTTATAAAAGCCGCTTTGAAGTGAATTCTTCAACTTTAATTCCCCGCCCTGAAACAGAACATATAGTTGAAGAAGTAGTTGAATGGGGCAAATCAAAAAAAACCGACTTAGGCATTATTGATTTAGGCTGTGGTTCTGGCTGTATTGGTTTAAGTCTATTAAAAGAATTCCCTGAAGCAAAATTGATCGCAGTAGATCTTTCCGAAAAAGCCCTGGAAGTCGCGCAAAGAAATGCGCAAAGTTTAGAAGTTTCTGATCGCGTTCGTTTCATTCACACCGATGCAGCAAATGCTGATGTCGTTCTGTCAGCTTACAAAGACTTTGTGGGCAGTAATAAGGTGGACGTTTTAGTTTCAAATCCGCCCTACATTGCCCATGATGATTCACAAGTTGAAGCCAATGTTAAAAAATTTGAACCGGCTTCAGCGCTGTATGCTGATGATAATGGATTGGCGCTTATAAAAAATTGGTCAAAACAATATGCTTCAAGTCTAAATCATCCCGGCATCATGCTTATGGAAATGGGAATGACCCAAGGCCATGCATCGAAAGAGCACTTTGAAAGCTTAAGAACATTTAACGAAATCAGTGTAACCAAAGACCTTTCAGGTCATGATAGAGTCATTCGTGGAGAAACCTAA